Below is a genomic region from Chloroflexota bacterium.
GCCGATGGTGTTGTGCGGCTGGATGTTGCTTCCGGCGAGGGCCCAATGCGTTGGGAGAAGGTCGGTCTGTCGGGGCCCGTCATGGCACTGGCCTGGCATGATGGCGCGCTGTTTGCGGGTGGCGATGGCGGGGTGTTTGTGTGGAGGGAGAGGAGGTAGGACATGGGGCATTCAAGAACGAGAGTGGCCGCCGTGCTTGCGCTGTTTTGCGCAGCATGCTTGGCCTGGTTGAGTTCCACGCCCGCGCCGCCGGCAGCCGAGGCTGGGGCGCTATGTTCAGGCGCGGAATCCTTCGGGTGCGATGTGGGTGGAGGGTCTGGGTTCGCCCTGCGGGTCGTGGTGCGCGACGCTGATGGTAACGCGGTCTCGGGCGCGTGGTGTCGCTGGACGCAGGTGCAGTGCAACGGGTCAGGGTGCGCGGAGCAGTCGCGTTCGGGGCAGACCGACGCCGACGGAGTCTGGGCCACGGATCACTGCGTGGACTGCTCGCGGTCGTGGACGGTTCTGGTGGAGAAGCGTTGGGAATTTGACGGGTACTCGGCGACGTTTGGCGCAGGGGCAGCCGCGAACGGTGGCACTTGCACCCTCAACGTGCGGCTAACCCGCGTGCCCACGCCGACGCCGGAGCGTCCGCCCCAGCCTTCGCCGGCCCCGCCATCGGTTCAGAGCCGACCGCCGGATGTGCAGTTGTATTACCGGCCTTTGCACCCGCTGGTGGTGGGGCAAGATCGCGAGCGGCGGGGTGTGGACATCTGTATGCGCGCGGTTTCGTATCCGGTGGTGCGCACAACGTACGCGGTGGAATGGGACGATGCCGGTGGGCAATGGGTGCAAGTGGCGCATAAGGAGATTGTCCCCGATCCCGTAGACGTGGAGGCGATTCTCATCCGCGCTGAGTTGAGCGAGGCATCGCAGCAGTGGGTTCGGGATATGCTGGCGTGGCGATATCCGGGGATTCAAGTGCGCCATCCTCGGTGGAATGTGGCGCCTGCCGAGGGGTGGAAGGTCGTGGAGCGGCTGGAGGCGGACAAGCGGTATGTGGTGGAGGGGTGCAACGAGGGGCTTCCGGTGGAAGATCCTGGCGTCTACCGCGTGGTGGCGGTTGTTGCCACGCGGGGCACGGTGTGGAGCGCCCCGGTACGCAGGAGTGGGGAGATCACGTTGGCCGTAGCGTTTCTCGGCGTGAGCCTGGTAGAGTGAGCGATGGACGTTTCGGTGCGGATTGGCATCAGCACATGGCTGCTCGTCGTATCGCTGGTGGACCTGCGCACACGGCGCATCCCGAACGCGCTTGTGCTGCCGGTGCTTGCAGTTGCTCTGGTCTCGCGATTGGTGCAGGGCAACTGGCTGGTGGCCGCTGTCTGTGTGGGGCTTTACCTTCTATGGCTGACTGGGCTCCTCGGCGGGGCTGGCGACGCCAAACTGCTTATGGCGCTGGTTGCGCTTTTCCCTGCGACGGAGTTCGTGCTGATCCTAGGCGCGGTTGTGTTGGTGGTGACGCTGCCGTGGACGGCGGTGCGGTACCGTCGACGCTGGGGCGAGTTCTTTCGCAGTCTCCGCCCGACTGAGGAGCGCTTGGAGCGGGAAGGAGTCCCCTTCGCGTGGGTGTACAGTATCGGGACGTTGATCTACATGTGGACAAGCCTATCTTGAATGGGAGGAGAGGACAATGAAGAGGTTCTTGGCGGATCAAAGAGGCATTGAAGCCACGGAGTTGGCGGCGATCATCGCCCTGTTCGTGGTGATCGTGGTGGTCGCGTTCGGCGCGTTCGGGAGTCGGCTGAGCGCGTTCATCGGCAGCCTGGCCGGACGGCTAGGATTCTAGCGGGAGGGTGTATGAGGCGATTCCTGCGAGAGCAGCGAGGGGTGGAGACGGTGGAGGCGGCTGTCACACTGCCGTTGATGGTGTTGATTCTGCTGACGATTGTGGAGTTCGGCTGGGCGGTGTATGCCCAGCAGGTGGCGCAGGAGGCCGCGCGGCATGGCGTGCGCATGGGTGTTGTGTCCCAGGGGGATGCCGCCGGCGCAGCGATGTCGGCTGCCTCCAGTTACGCTGCAAGCGGCGCACTGCAAGGGGCGCAGGTCAGTGTTCTTGCGCCCGGAGGAGTGGTTGGCACAACGCTCCGTGTGCGAGTGCGGTATGACGTGCCGCACTTCCTGGGGTTCATGGGTCTGCCGCCGCTGGTGGTCACAGGCGAGGCGGAAGGGAAGCAGGAGGGATGGTGATGCGCTTCCTGCGTGGCCGGCGCGGATACTCCCTGACATGGGCTGCGGCGTTCCTGGCGATCCTGCTCGTTCCGCTGCTCCTGCTGGGCATTGAGATTGGCCGATGGGGGCATGCGCGCGGAGAGTTGTACAAGGCGGCGGACCTTGCAGCGCTGGCTGCCGCGCAAGAGGTGGACGTCGCACATTTCCGCGAGACTGGAGAGGTGCTGTTGCTCCCATCGGCCCTGGAGGTGGCCCGGCGGTACGTCTCGGCCAACACGGGTTACCTCGCGCGGAACGGCATCGCCGCGCATGTTGCTGGCATTGCGGTGAATCAGGCGCTGCGCCAGGTGGAAGTGGCGGTCGTCGCAGACATCTCCGGCCTGTTTCCGGCATGGGCGCCGCGCGTGGTCATCCGTGGGCGCGGCACGGCGGAGGTGAGGGGAATGGTGAGGTGATGACGATCGGCCCGCTGCCTTGAGATGCGCTCAAACCCCTCGTCGGGAAGACCCCGCTTGGCTCAATTCCCTCGCCGTCCGCGCTTCGTGCTACGCCTCCGTGCCCCTCTGACTTCAGGTGGTCACGTTGGGGAGCCAAGGCTGGCTTGGCCGCAAGGTTGCGTCGTTGCGCCAAGGGAGTCCCGGCCCCACCCCCTCCGCCAGCACGTTGACCGCGCTGGCGGAGCGTTGTACCGTGCCGTCCACCACGAGCACCAGGCTGTCGGCCCAGGCGGCGCGGTGAGCCTGGAACACATCGGGCCGCACGATGACGTTGATGAGGCCCCACTCGTCCTCCAGCGTCAGGAACACGAACCCCTTGGCCGTGGGCGGGGCCTGGCGCACGACGACCATCCCGGCCACACGAACGCGGCTCCCCTCCGGCATGCGCTCCAGGTCGCGGCTCGTGAGCACCCCCGCGCCGCTCAGCCGTTCGCGGAACAGTTCCATCAAATGCCCCTCCGCGGATAGCCCCGTGATGCCATACTCTGCCAACATATCCTCTGCCCGCGTCATGGGCTCCAGCGCCACGCCATCGGCGGCCAGTGGCATGGGCAACGCCTCCTCCCGGTAGCGCAGCCGTCCCAGTTCCCACAGGAGCGCCCGGCGGTCGGGGTTCCACTCGTCCATTCCGCCGGCCAGGATAAGGTTCTCCACCAGTTTGCGAGGCAGGCGGGTTCGACGGCAGAAGTCGGCCAGGGTTGCGAACGCACCCTCCCGCCGCGCCTGGAGCACCCGCGCGATGGCAGCCTCGCCCAGACCGCCCACGTACACGAGCCCCAACCGAATGGCCCCGCCCTCCACGGTGCAGCGGTCGGCGCTTCGGTTCACGTGGACCGGGAGCACGCGCACCCCATGCCGCCTGGCATCGCCGATGAGGACGCGAGGCGGGTAGAACCCCATGGGCTGGTTGTTGAGCAGAGCGCAGTAGAACTCGGCGGGGTAGTGGGCGCGGAGGTACAACGTGTCGTAGGCGGTCTTGGCGAAGGCCGCGGCGTGGCTCTTGCAGAAGCCGTACGAGGCAAACCCCGCCAGTTGGGCGAACACCGCCTCGGCGGTCTCCTGGGGCACGCCCTGGCTCAGCGCGCCCTGGACGAACCGCTCGCGGAAGGCCGCCATCTCCTCGTCGGAGCGGTGGCGGGACATGGCGCGGCGCAAGAGGTCCGCCTCGCCCGCGGAGAACCGCCCCATGGCCATCGCCACCTTGATCACCTGCTCCTGGAACACGATCACCCCCAGCGTCTCCTCCAGGATGGGCTTCAACATGGGGTGGGCATAGGTTACCGGCTCCAGGCCCTGCCTGCGGCGGAAGAAGGGATGCACCATGTTGCCCTGGAGCGGCCCGGGGCGGATGATGGCGACCTCCACCACGAGATCACGGAAGGTGCGCGGCTTCATCTTGACCAGCGCCTGCTGTTGGGCGCGGGACTCCACCTGGAACGCCCCGATGGTGTCGGCGCGTTGGAGCGCGTCGTACACTGCGGGGTCATCCAGGGGCAGCGCGTCCAGGTCCACGCGAACCCCGCGGTGCTGCTCCGCCAGGCGCAGGCACTCGTCTATGGCTGACAGGGTGCGCAGAGACAGGATGTCCAGTTTGATGAGGCCGGCGTCCTCCAGGCTGTCCTTGTCCCACTGGATGACGACACGGCCCGACATGGTGGCTCGTTCCAGGGGCACGATCTCGTCCAGCGGCCTGGCGGTGATGCACATCCCACCCACATGGATGCTCAAGTGGCGGGGCAGGCCGTGAATCTGCCGACACAGCGCCTGGAACTCCTGCCAGATGCCGGAAGAGACGCCTTCGGGCGGGGGCGGTGTAACGGCATATCCCCAATGCCCGCGCATGGACCTGGCGATCCGGTCCAGCAGGTCGGGCGGAAACCCCAACGCCTTGCCCACATCGCGCGCGGCCGAGCGCTCCTGGTAGGTAACGTAGGTGCACACCATCCCGACGTGGGACTCGCCGTAGTGCTCGTAGATGTGCTGGATGACCTCCTCCCGGCGGCGGGCGCAGAAGTCCAGGTCAATGTCGGGCATGACGCGGGTCTCTGGGCTGAGGAATCGCTCAAAGAGCAGGTCATGCTCCAGGGGGTCCACGTGGGTGATGCCCAGGAGGTACGCCACGATGGAGTTGGCCGCCGAACCGCGCCCCCGAACCAGGATGCCCCGATCCCTGGCAAACCGCACGATGTCCCACACCAGGAGGAAGTACCCGGCGAGGCGGGTCTGGCGGATCACCTGGAGTTCGTGGGCCAGTTGCCGTTCGGCTTGGCCCCGGTTGTGTAGGTAGCGGACAGGGAGCGCCGCGCGGCAGAGGTCGGCCAGGCGGGCGTCTGGGTCGGCGTGGTCGGGCTGAGGGGGCAGGGCATCGCGGCGGAAGTCCAGGGCCACGCGGCACCGCTCGGCGATTTCCAGCGTATGGGCCAGGGCTTCGGGATAGGCGGCGAACCGCGCGGCCATCTCGGCGGGCGATTGGAGAAAGTACTCGGAGTTGGGGCGCAGGTACGGCTGGGCTTCCTCCAGCGGCAGGTTGTGGCGAACCGCGACGAGGACGTCGTGCAGGCGGTGGCCGTCGCGGGTGGCGTAGTGGACGTTGTGGGTGGCGACGAGGGGGAGATGGAGCGTCGCGGCCAGTTCCGCCAGGTCGGCGTTCACCCCGTCGTCTTCGCGGTGCAGGTGGTGCTGGAGTTCCACGTACAGGTTGCGAGGGCCGAAGAGCGCCTTGAGGGTTCGGAGCGCCGTCAAGGCCTTGTCCCTGTCGCCCGCAAGAAGGAGCGACGGAACCCGCCCGTTGCGGCAACCGGTGAAGGCGATCAGCCCTTCGGTGCGGCCTCGGAGCCAGGGGAGTTTCAACCTCGCCTGGCCCTTGCTCCCGCCCAACTGCGCCTTGCTGATGAGGGCACACAGGTTGGCCCATCCGGTGCGGTTCTCGGCCAGGAGCACCAGGTGGCTGCCGCCTTCCAGGGTAACCTCAGCGCCGAAGACCGGATGGATGCCGTGCTCCTGTGCCGCCACGGAGAACCGCACCGCGCCGTACAGCCCGTCGTGGTCGGTGAGGGCCAGGGCGGGGATTCCCAGTTTGGCGGCCCGCTCCACCAGGGCTTCGGGCGTGGAGGCTCCATCCAGCAGCGAGAAGCACGAGTGGCAGTGGAGCTCGGCATACGGGCTCATTCGTAAATCCTTTCCAGGTACCACGCGCCGCTCAAGAGGTCGTGGAACAGTACGCACAGGAGGCCGGTATCGGTGGTAACCTCCCAGTAGTCGCGCCAGACCTCGGCTCCCGTCCACCAGAGGGTGTGAATGCGCCAGCGGGCGCTCACATGCTGCACGCGGTGCCTGCGACGGTTCCAGCGGAAGGCAGCAGGCGCATCGCCAGACGCCTGCATGTCCACGGCTTGACCGTGGGGCCAGAAGGGCGTCATGGGTCTACCTCCTCCAGGGCGTAGCGGTCGCGAAGGAGAAGGGCCCCCGGCGACCGGACACAGGCCCGCACCACACACCCCGGCGAATGCTTCTGCGCCAGTTTCCGAAGGGTTTCCTCAAGGCGGGTGCGCCCCTCGGCGTGGGCGAACAGGTTCAATTGCCTGCCCACCGTAGGTTCAAGCCCCGCGAACTTGAGGGAGACCGACGCGATGCCATCCCCATCGCCACCTAGACCGGCCAGGAGACCTTGCAACAGCGAGTGCAGTTTGCTTGGCCCCACGGCTTCGCCTACCCATGCAGTGCGTTCCCAGGTTTCGCCCTTGTCCAGGCGGG
It encodes:
- a CDS encoding prepilin peptidase, producing the protein MDVSVRIGISTWLLVVSLVDLRTRRIPNALVLPVLAVALVSRLVQGNWLVAAVCVGLYLLWLTGLLGGAGDAKLLMALVALFPATEFVLILGAVVLVVTLPWTAVRYRRRWGEFFRSLRPTEERLEREGVPFAWVYSIGTLIYMWTSLS
- a CDS encoding Flp family type IVb pilin; this encodes MKRFLADQRGIEATELAAIIALFVVIVVVAFGAFGSRLSAFIGSLAGRLGF
- a CDS encoding pilus assembly protein, which gives rise to MRRFLREQRGVETVEAAVTLPLMVLILLTIVEFGWAVYAQQVAQEAARHGVRMGVVSQGDAAGAAMSAASSYAASGALQGAQVSVLAPGGVVGTTLRVRVRYDVPHFLGFMGLPPLVVTGEAEGKQEGW
- a CDS encoding DNA polymerase III subunit alpha, which encodes MSPYAELHCHSCFSLLDGASTPEALVERAAKLGIPALALTDHDGLYGAVRFSVAAQEHGIHPVFGAEVTLEGGSHLVLLAENRTGWANLCALISKAQLGGSKGQARLKLPWLRGRTEGLIAFTGCRNGRVPSLLLAGDRDKALTALRTLKALFGPRNLYVELQHHLHREDDGVNADLAELAATLHLPLVATHNVHYATRDGHRLHDVLVAVRHNLPLEEAQPYLRPNSEYFLQSPAEMAARFAAYPEALAHTLEIAERCRVALDFRRDALPPQPDHADPDARLADLCRAALPVRYLHNRGQAERQLAHELQVIRQTRLAGYFLLVWDIVRFARDRGILVRGRGSAANSIVAYLLGITHVDPLEHDLLFERFLSPETRVMPDIDLDFCARRREEVIQHIYEHYGESHVGMVCTYVTYQERSAARDVGKALGFPPDLLDRIARSMRGHWGYAVTPPPPEGVSSGIWQEFQALCRQIHGLPRHLSIHVGGMCITARPLDEIVPLERATMSGRVVIQWDKDSLEDAGLIKLDILSLRTLSAIDECLRLAEQHRGVRVDLDALPLDDPAVYDALQRADTIGAFQVESRAQQQALVKMKPRTFRDLVVEVAIIRPGPLQGNMVHPFFRRRQGLEPVTYAHPMLKPILEETLGVIVFQEQVIKVAMAMGRFSAGEADLLRRAMSRHRSDEEMAAFRERFVQGALSQGVPQETAEAVFAQLAGFASYGFCKSHAAAFAKTAYDTLYLRAHYPAEFYCALLNNQPMGFYPPRVLIGDARRHGVRVLPVHVNRSADRCTVEGGAIRLGLVYVGGLGEAAIARVLQARREGAFATLADFCRRTRLPRKLVENLILAGGMDEWNPDRRALLWELGRLRYREEALPMPLAADGVALEPMTRAEDMLAEYGITGLSAEGHLMELFRERLSGAGVLTSRDLERMPEGSRVRVAGMVVVRQAPPTAKGFVFLTLEDEWGLINVIVRPDVFQAHRAAWADSLVLVVDGTVQRSASAVNVLAEGVGPGLPWRNDATLRPSQPWLPNVTT